The nucleotide sequence GCAGCAGACGACTCATGTGCCGGGATGTGGCTGAGAGAGGGACCACCCAAACTCCCCTAAATCATTTAACGTAATTTTCTTTTTGTATCTTTATATAACCTGCTGGGTATAGGACACTTATTACTTTAAATTTCTTATAGTCTTATATGAAAAGCTTGTTCGCCAATTCTTTGCTAAAGACAGAATGCAAGCTTCTTGGATTTAAGGGATTGATAGGCACTTAGGCTTCGTTATCGTGACGTTTCACTATCTTCAATTTGTTTTTCAACTTCCGAAATAGCTTTTCTGCAACGACCCAATCTTTGATGCAGCGCCAGTAATTGCTGCTGAATATCTTTGCTGTTTTGACTGTCCGCCTTACAACGGTTTAAGTTATCCTGCTTCTCTTGCACCATATCTAAAAGTCTTCTTTCGAATCCATGATACTCAGAAAGCTTTTGGTATAGTTGCTGACTTGGTAAAATAATCTTAGTTGCGGCTTTTCGATGAGCGGCCGATGGCTGCTTATGTTTGTCTTTTAGTTTATTTAAACGGTTTCTTCTATCTAATCGATAATCTCCATCGTGGTGACGGTTATCATTTGATTTAATGGCGTTGATCAGCGCCATTACTTGTTCTTCTAAACCCTGAAACATCATATTAGCGACTTCAGCTTTATTGGAATTTAGCAATTTTTGCAAATGAGCAAGACGTTTTTGTGTATAGCTAACATAGACATTGTATGAAGAACTAGCGATTGGAAATAGTTTTTCATCGAATAACGGCTGATCATGCAAGTAATAATGGGCTTTGTTGTTTTTGTTAGCTAGATCTGCCTGCTTTGCGTCATCAGCCAATTGCATTAATAGCTGCTGCAAACGCAATAACGATTGTTTCATTGCACTGCCTCTGAAAGTTTACTGAGCATTATTAATTGCTAATCTATCACAGTTTATTGACTACTAGGTTAGATTTACCCTTTCTTTGTCGAAATAAGTTTATTTAAATATGCACCTTTGATGTTCACCGCCATACAAATCTTATAATGCTCTTTATATATAGTGGTGTTTTCTTTCTAGTGTCCAAATATCAACAGCGCCTAAATGTAACTAGACAATTACATATGAAGATTTTGTTACAAAATATGATACGTAATGGTTAAAAAATGACCGTATTTCTCTGTTTTTAATGCGAAAATGTGGATTTATTATGCCTGTTACATTTTTTTTTAATATTTTTGAACTTTATTTGTTTTTGCAAATACATTCACAAAATTCTTCTGTAGTAACTTGTTTTTCGACGTTGAAAAATTAACCTTACTGATAATTTTACATTTTTACAAACTGGTTGTGCTCTTTTGTAGTGATTGATATTACGGGGTTCTTCTTTAGTTATAAGCTATTTCTTTTGGTTATAGTTAGTTCAGGCTTTAGAAAATATTAATGAATAAATATCCGCATAAAATCATTGTTTATGCGCTAGGGGGTGCAGGTTTGTGTGTCATTTTGTCAAAAAGTGTTAAAAAATATTAATGGATTGTAATTTATGTAGTTGACCTGTTTACAATAATCGTTTTATTATCATTGACGACAGATCAGGTCTTACGGCCAATCAAAATCAAAATAACAAAGCAATATAGCTTTGAATTTTAAAACAATCGAATCACTTTAAAGTGGTCCAGGGAGTAAACATGTATAGCAATAATAAACTTGCTAAAGCCGTTCGCTTAGCACTAGTGTTTGGTGCAACAGCTACCGCTGGCATCTCAGCCAACGCAATTGCAGCAGAAGAAGAAACTGCAGCAGAAGATGTAGAGCGTATTGAAGTAACAGGTTCTC is from Thalassotalea crassostreae and encodes:
- the priC gene encoding primosomal replication protein PriC, encoding MKQSLLRLQQLLMQLADDAKQADLANKNNKAHYYLHDQPLFDEKLFPIASSSYNVYVSYTQKRLAHLQKLLNSNKAEVANMMFQGLEEQVMALINAIKSNDNRHHDGDYRLDRRNRLNKLKDKHKQPSAAHRKAATKIILPSQQLYQKLSEYHGFERRLLDMVQEKQDNLNRCKADSQNSKDIQQQLLALHQRLGRCRKAISEVEKQIEDSETSR